A single genomic interval of Trichocoleus sp. harbors:
- a CDS encoding DUF1330 domain-containing protein: MSAYCVFDVLKMTDTKKMEAYCSQIFDNVAQHGGRSVVIDSPNVVEGTWQPTFPVIIEFSTLEQAHQWYSSEDYVWLKSRRFEASEANAGCLEES; this comes from the coding sequence ATGTCTGCATACTGCGTTTTTGATGTTCTTAAAATGACTGACACTAAGAAGATGGAAGCCTATTGCAGTCAGATATTCGACAACGTAGCGCAGCATGGCGGTCGATCTGTTGTCATTGACAGCCCCAATGTTGTTGAAGGAACTTGGCAACCCACGTTTCCTGTAATCATTGAATTTTCTACCTTAGAACAAGCTCATCAATGGTATAGCTCAGAAGATTATGTCTGGCTGAAGTCACGGCGGTTTGAAGCGTCAGAAGCGAATGCTGGATGCCTGGAAGAATCTTAG
- a CDS encoding chemotaxis protein CheW → MMNDESTPHLVFSIADYFLALPLKNVLRVVNYPPQNHPIHNPTGFVQMGHHVLQIFDLHQWIQPSLEPKEQLFLVVTQDRQGALLGIPIDHPPDLMEFSPEAIHPLPKSQVQSGLAEIVSHAVVIPEQGISTTIFLLNVSGAKS, encoded by the coding sequence ATGATGAACGATGAGTCTACTCCCCATCTTGTTTTTTCGATCGCAGACTACTTCCTGGCACTCCCCCTCAAAAATGTGCTTCGTGTCGTCAATTATCCCCCTCAGAACCATCCCATTCATAACCCAACAGGATTTGTGCAGATGGGGCACCATGTCCTGCAAATTTTTGATTTGCACCAGTGGATTCAGCCCAGCCTAGAACCCAAAGAGCAGCTTTTTTTAGTGGTGACTCAAGACAGGCAAGGAGCGCTTTTAGGCATTCCGATCGATCATCCCCCTGATCTAATGGAGTTCTCCCCAGAGGCAATCCATCCACTCCCCAAATCCCAAGTGCAATCGGGTCTTGCTGAGATTGTGAGCCATGCTGTTGTGATCCCTGAGCAGGGCATATCAACGACAATTTTCTTGCTCAATGTATCAGGGGCTAAGAGTTAG
- the ptsP gene encoding phosphoenolpyruvate--protein phosphotransferase: protein MLQLDQKSVKLGATATDKTDAIRQVGDLLVNTGRMQPEYVNSMMSREKVANTFLGNSIAIPHGLPNDRHLILDTGIAVLQLPNGVEWNPGEVVRLVVGIAAKSDEHLEVLANLTHILGDEAAVESLAHTTNSAEIIHSLTNGATQAPHPPDTTPDFAKFVDVTIAGKAGLHARPATALVNQAKQFASEIRVRSGNQTADVKSLISLLKLGVEGGQTIRIMAQGKDEDEALATLEAAVVAGLEDEEETSAVTLGRTLHFTTPAIPGIAASPGLAIAPVHQLKRGKIVFASTAKDPSAEETRLRQAIAAAKAQLQDLYEEVKVKAGEGKAFIFQAHQEFLEDPDLLQAALVWLKDDRSAAWAWQQAYEERAKTLEQLSDPLLAGRATDLRDVGRRVLRLVADEVEDEAPLPDYPVILIAADLTPSDTAGLNPALILGFCTAYGGATSHSAIIARSLDIPAIVGAGEAVLNLQEGTSCILDGESGNLYVNPSEADLTTAKAAQQDLKAIREAEKLACYQPALLTDGYRVEVVANIGSALEAEQAVNAGAEGVGLLRTEFLFLNRQEPPSETEQFDAYSQMTQALNGLPLIVRTLDIGGDKAVPYLNLPAEENPFLGVRGIRLCFQRQDLFRTQLKAIFRAAPTGDIKIMFPMIATLEDLKLAKQIAEEVRSEVGVESVEYGMMIEVPSAVMMADEFAQQVDFFSIGTNDLTQYVLAMDRGHPALAKQADGLHPAVLRMIHQTVQAAKAHGKWVGVCGGVAGEPLGAAILTGLGVRELSVSIPSVAAIKAKLRGLSFAQTEDLASRALRCRSAKEVRTLTWN from the coding sequence ATGCTCCAATTAGATCAAAAAAGCGTCAAGCTAGGTGCTACTGCAACTGATAAAACAGACGCAATTCGACAGGTTGGTGATTTACTGGTCAACACTGGACGAATGCAGCCGGAATACGTCAACAGCATGATGTCGAGAGAAAAGGTTGCCAACACCTTTCTTGGAAACAGCATTGCGATTCCGCATGGTTTACCCAACGATCGTCACTTGATTTTGGATACGGGTATTGCCGTCCTGCAATTGCCAAATGGTGTGGAATGGAACCCCGGTGAAGTGGTTCGTTTAGTCGTGGGGATTGCAGCAAAATCTGATGAACATTTAGAGGTTCTGGCAAACCTGACGCATATTTTGGGTGATGAAGCTGCGGTTGAATCGCTCGCTCACACAACAAACTCGGCAGAAATTATTCATAGCCTGACCAACGGCGCAACTCAAGCCCCACACCCCCCGGATACAACCCCCGATTTTGCCAAATTTGTTGATGTAACGATCGCTGGAAAAGCCGGATTACATGCTCGCCCTGCGACCGCTTTAGTCAACCAGGCAAAGCAGTTTGCATCAGAAATTCGGGTGCGATCGGGCAACCAGACTGCCGATGTCAAGAGTCTGATTTCGCTACTGAAGCTAGGCGTTGAAGGTGGACAAACGATCCGCATCATGGCTCAAGGGAAGGATGAAGATGAAGCCCTCGCAACTTTGGAAGCGGCGGTTGTAGCTGGATTGGAAGATGAAGAAGAAACATCTGCTGTCACATTAGGACGGACGCTCCACTTCACCACGCCTGCAATTCCGGGGATTGCTGCCTCTCCTGGCTTAGCGATCGCCCCAGTCCACCAACTGAAGCGCGGCAAGATTGTGTTTGCCTCAACTGCAAAAGATCCATCGGCTGAAGAAACGCGACTTCGACAAGCAATTGCTGCGGCAAAAGCCCAATTGCAAGATCTCTACGAAGAAGTCAAAGTCAAAGCGGGAGAAGGAAAAGCCTTTATTTTTCAGGCGCATCAGGAGTTTCTGGAAGACCCAGACCTTTTGCAGGCGGCTCTCGTTTGGCTGAAGGACGATCGTAGTGCTGCCTGGGCATGGCAACAAGCCTACGAAGAACGTGCTAAAACGCTAGAACAGCTGTCTGATCCGCTGCTGGCTGGACGCGCGACTGATTTGCGAGATGTGGGTCGGCGGGTCTTGCGACTGGTTGCAGATGAAGTCGAGGATGAAGCTCCTCTGCCCGATTACCCGGTCATTTTGATTGCTGCTGATCTCACGCCTTCTGATACCGCAGGGCTTAATCCAGCCTTGATATTGGGGTTCTGTACAGCTTATGGTGGTGCAACCTCCCACTCTGCGATTATCGCCCGATCGCTAGATATCCCGGCGATCGTGGGGGCAGGCGAGGCAGTACTCAATCTTCAGGAAGGTACAAGCTGCATTCTGGATGGTGAGAGCGGCAATTTGTATGTGAATCCGAGTGAGGCAGATCTGACAACGGCAAAAGCGGCACAGCAAGACCTCAAAGCAATTCGGGAAGCCGAGAAACTGGCTTGCTATCAACCTGCACTGTTAACAGATGGCTATCGAGTTGAGGTGGTTGCCAATATTGGCAGTGCTTTGGAAGCAGAACAGGCAGTCAACGCCGGAGCAGAAGGAGTTGGCTTGCTCCGAACCGAATTCCTATTCCTGAATCGGCAGGAACCTCCTTCAGAAACAGAGCAGTTTGACGCTTACAGCCAGATGACTCAGGCACTCAACGGGTTGCCGCTGATCGTTCGCACCTTAGATATTGGCGGTGATAAAGCGGTTCCTTATCTCAACCTGCCCGCAGAAGAAAATCCTTTTTTGGGGGTGCGGGGAATTCGGCTTTGCTTCCAGCGGCAGGACTTGTTTAGAACTCAGCTAAAAGCGATCTTCCGGGCTGCCCCAACCGGAGATATCAAAATCATGTTTCCGATGATTGCCACGTTGGAAGACCTGAAATTGGCAAAGCAGATTGCAGAGGAAGTGCGATCGGAAGTTGGGGTTGAGTCAGTGGAATACGGCATGATGATCGAGGTGCCATCGGCGGTGATGATGGCGGATGAGTTTGCTCAGCAGGTTGACTTCTTTTCGATCGGCACAAACGACTTAACGCAGTATGTGCTGGCGATGGATCGGGGACATCCGGCACTTGCAAAACAAGCAGATGGTCTGCATCCAGCAGTGCTGCGAATGATTCATCAAACGGTACAGGCAGCAAAAGCGCATGGCAAATGGGTTGGGGTTTGCGGTGGTGTTGCTGGAGAGCCGTTAGGAGCCGCAATTTTGACGGGATTAGGCGTACGCGAGTTGAGCGTCAGTATTCCCAGCGTAGCGGCAATTAAGGCAAAGCTGCGAGGTCTGTCGTTTGCTCAAACCGAGGATCTGGCAAGCCGGGCGCTTCGTTGTCGGAGTGCAAAAGAAGTCCGCACCCTCACCTGGAATTAG
- a CDS encoding methyltransferase → MQTQERTLKLDQAALAIEGIAPDPSRILEVGFGFFASKVLLTAVKLEVFTKLGDRSITGEELGKELDLHPRGIFDFFDALVALGFLYREGDGSEGRYRNTETTALFLDKHQPGYVGGILEMSNDRLFKFWHDLEPALKTGKPQNEVKHSQKPIFEVLYEDSSKLEQFIGAMSGISRGNFQAFAEKFDFSNYQTLCDVGGASGLLSRLVAQQHPHMRCTTFDLPQVEPIARAAIEQARLSDRVQVASGDFFQDALPQADVITMGMILHDWNLENKKHLIRQAYEALPEHGALVVIENLIDDARRENAFGLMMSLNMLIEFGDAFDFTGADFWNWCQEAGFKRYEVFHLAGPCSAAVAYKS, encoded by the coding sequence ATGCAAACTCAAGAACGAACCCTGAAACTGGATCAAGCTGCTCTAGCAATTGAGGGAATTGCACCTGATCCATCCCGGATTCTTGAAGTTGGGTTTGGCTTTTTTGCTTCTAAAGTGCTGCTAACTGCGGTGAAACTCGAAGTTTTTACAAAGCTTGGCGATCGATCGATCACAGGGGAGGAACTGGGCAAAGAACTCGATCTTCATCCTCGCGGCATTTTTGATTTCTTTGATGCGCTGGTGGCTCTGGGCTTCTTATACCGGGAAGGTGACGGTTCTGAAGGGCGCTATCGCAATACGGAGACAACCGCCTTGTTTTTGGATAAGCATCAACCGGGTTATGTTGGCGGCATTCTCGAAATGAGTAACGATCGGCTCTTTAAGTTTTGGCATGATCTGGAGCCTGCTCTCAAGACCGGAAAGCCTCAGAATGAAGTGAAGCACAGCCAGAAGCCAATTTTTGAGGTGCTGTATGAGGATAGTTCCAAGCTAGAGCAGTTTATCGGCGCAATGTCTGGAATCTCGCGCGGCAACTTTCAGGCATTTGCAGAGAAATTCGATTTTTCAAACTATCAAACACTTTGTGATGTTGGTGGTGCTTCAGGTTTGCTTTCCAGGTTGGTTGCACAGCAACACCCTCACATGCGTTGTACCACCTTCGATCTGCCCCAGGTTGAACCGATTGCCAGGGCAGCCATTGAGCAAGCAAGATTATCCGATCGCGTTCAAGTCGCCTCTGGAGATTTCTTTCAAGATGCACTGCCCCAAGCAGACGTGATCACAATGGGCATGATTCTACATGACTGGAATTTAGAGAATAAGAAACATCTGATCCGTCAGGCGTATGAAGCGTTGCCAGAGCATGGTGCATTGGTTGTGATCGAAAACTTGATTGATGATGCTCGTCGGGAAAATGCATTTGGCTTGATGATGTCGCTGAATATGTTAATTGAATTTGGGGATGCATTTGATTTTACCGGAGCAGACTTTTGGAATTGGTGTCAGGAAGCAGGCTTCAAACGCTATGAAGTGTTTCATTTAGCAGGTCCCTGTAGCGCCGCAGTTGCCTATAAATCGTAA
- a CDS encoding PTS fructose-like transporter subunit IIB, whose product MAIQKIVAVTACPTGVAHTFMAAEALKQTAQSRGYEMRVETQGSNGVQQALSDAEIAEADLVIIAADIHVNLDRFRGKPVYAVSTSKAIRDTRSVIEAAIAEAPRVEAVPVPPLVSSNSVSSNAVSNNGGTSIAPKHLVGITSCPTGIAHTFMAAEALRKGAAQLGHEIKVETQGSVGAKNTLTDEDIAHADAVVIAADTHVDLSRFAGKRLYETSTKQALKDGAAVIESALALPEPIAQTTNSDHSQPNYLQSVQKAKSEQSARRSGAYRHLLTGVSYMLPVIVAGGLIIALSFVFGLKPEPGSIGDALLQIGGKSAFALIVPVLSGFIAFSIADRPGLAPGLVGGMLASNLGMGFLGGILSGFLAGYIARFVRDKINLPPNFEGLKPVLVIPLLSTLVVGLLLFYVFGAPVKAILDGMTAFLQNMGQTNAVILGLILGGMMAVDMGGPVNKAAYTFAVGLLASNVFAPMAAVMAAGMTPPLGLALATFLAKRQFTQEEHEAGKVAGVLGISFITEGAIPFAAKDPLRVIPACVAGSAVAGALSMLFGCTLRAPHGGVFVLAIPNAVTQGGLYVVAIALGTLVTALVVSQLKRWQPAPKVQTQQEPVQPSSVH is encoded by the coding sequence ATGGCAATTCAAAAGATAGTTGCAGTTACGGCTTGTCCGACTGGTGTTGCTCATACCTTTATGGCAGCAGAAGCCTTAAAGCAGACTGCCCAGTCAAGGGGCTATGAAATGCGCGTTGAAACGCAAGGATCGAATGGTGTCCAACAAGCACTGTCTGACGCCGAAATTGCAGAAGCGGATTTAGTGATCATTGCAGCCGATATTCATGTCAATCTCGATCGCTTCCGAGGTAAGCCAGTTTATGCTGTTTCCACCAGTAAGGCAATTCGGGATACGCGATCGGTAATTGAGGCGGCAATTGCTGAAGCACCGCGAGTTGAAGCTGTCCCTGTCCCTCCCCTGGTATCTTCTAATTCGGTATCTTCTAATGCAGTATCGAATAATGGAGGCACATCAATAGCCCCCAAGCACTTAGTTGGCATTACCTCCTGCCCCACCGGAATTGCCCATACCTTTATGGCGGCTGAAGCACTGCGAAAGGGAGCAGCTCAGTTAGGGCATGAGATCAAAGTCGAGACGCAAGGATCTGTGGGTGCAAAAAATACACTCACTGACGAAGATATTGCCCATGCGGATGCTGTGGTGATTGCTGCTGATACGCACGTCGATCTCTCACGTTTTGCCGGAAAGCGACTCTATGAAACTTCTACAAAACAGGCACTCAAAGACGGAGCCGCCGTAATTGAATCGGCGTTAGCCCTGCCCGAACCGATCGCCCAAACGACTAACTCAGATCACTCGCAGCCGAACTATCTGCAATCTGTCCAGAAAGCAAAATCCGAACAATCTGCCAGACGATCGGGAGCCTATCGACATCTACTCACGGGCGTTTCTTATATGCTGCCTGTGATTGTCGCAGGAGGACTGATCATTGCCCTGTCCTTTGTTTTTGGACTTAAGCCAGAACCCGGTTCGATCGGAGATGCCTTGCTGCAAATTGGCGGTAAGTCTGCCTTTGCTTTAATTGTCCCGGTGCTGTCAGGGTTCATTGCCTTCTCCATTGCCGATCGTCCGGGTCTAGCGCCAGGGCTGGTAGGCGGGATGTTAGCCTCAAATCTAGGCATGGGTTTCTTGGGTGGGATTCTCTCTGGTTTCCTGGCAGGCTACATTGCTCGATTTGTGCGAGACAAGATCAACCTGCCGCCCAACTTTGAAGGGCTTAAGCCTGTCTTGGTCATCCCACTGCTCTCAACGCTCGTTGTCGGTTTGCTGTTGTTCTATGTGTTTGGTGCACCTGTGAAAGCCATTTTGGACGGTATGACAGCTTTCTTGCAAAATATGGGACAGACCAACGCCGTAATTCTCGGCTTAATCCTGGGTGGAATGATGGCAGTTGATATGGGTGGACCAGTCAATAAAGCCGCCTACACCTTTGCAGTCGGACTCCTTGCCAGTAACGTTTTTGCCCCAATGGCAGCAGTCATGGCAGCCGGAATGACTCCCCCACTCGGTTTGGCACTTGCCACCTTCCTGGCAAAGCGTCAGTTTACCCAGGAAGAACATGAGGCAGGTAAAGTCGCAGGGGTGTTAGGAATTTCCTTTATTACCGAAGGTGCCATTCCTTTTGCTGCCAAAGATCCTTTACGGGTCATTCCTGCTTGCGTTGCGGGTTCAGCGGTGGCAGGTGCACTCTCAATGCTGTTTGGTTGTACCTTACGTGCTCCTCATGGTGGTGTTTTCGTGTTGGCAATTCCGAACGCAGTCACTCAGGGTGGACTGTATGTTGTTGCGATCGCGCTTGGCACACTCGTCACAGCACTGGTTGTCAGTCAACTCAAACGCTGGCAGCCCGCACCTAAAGTGCAAACTCAGCAAGAGCCAGTTCAACCTTCCTCGGTTCATTAG
- the pfkB gene encoding 1-phosphofructokinase gives MAPKIATVTFNPAIDQTAAIPNFRAGAVNRVAWEQSDPGGKGVNVASFLRDFGFPVTVSGFLGKENAALFQTFFDRKTIINQFILIPGQTRINVKIIDDVQSQVTDINFPGQSPSRENIAALYQAIDQLATDHDWFVLSGSLPAEVPVSIYADLIKQLKAQGKTVVIDASGESFRQAIRSAPDAIKPNIDELQELLGRSLNGVNEIVQSARDLLAQGIRTVVVSMGAKGAVFVEAEQAVWASPSPVEVVSTVGAGDAMVSGFVTGKLRGLPLTACAQLATAFSIGALSQVGPRLPPPETVEAFAAQVNVEILS, from the coding sequence ATGGCTCCAAAGATTGCAACAGTGACTTTCAATCCGGCGATCGATCAAACCGCTGCCATTCCCAACTTTCGGGCAGGAGCAGTGAATCGAGTTGCATGGGAACAGTCTGATCCGGGGGGAAAGGGTGTGAATGTGGCATCCTTTCTGCGAGATTTTGGTTTTCCGGTCACGGTATCTGGTTTTCTGGGCAAAGAAAACGCCGCCCTGTTTCAAACCTTCTTCGATCGCAAAACAATTATCAATCAGTTCATTCTCATTCCTGGTCAAACTCGCATCAACGTCAAGATTATTGATGATGTTCAAAGTCAGGTGACAGATATTAACTTTCCAGGTCAATCTCCGAGCCGTGAGAATATTGCCGCTTTGTATCAGGCGATCGACCAACTCGCAACTGATCATGACTGGTTTGTGCTGTCTGGCAGCTTACCGGCGGAGGTTCCGGTTTCTATCTATGCTGATTTGATCAAACAGCTCAAGGCTCAGGGAAAAACGGTTGTGATTGATGCCAGTGGCGAGAGTTTTCGGCAGGCAATTCGATCAGCTCCAGATGCAATTAAGCCCAACATTGACGAACTGCAAGAGCTATTAGGTCGCTCCCTCAATGGCGTCAATGAAATTGTGCAGTCGGCAAGAGATTTGCTGGCTCAGGGCATTCGGACTGTGGTGGTTTCTATGGGAGCAAAAGGAGCGGTTTTTGTTGAGGCAGAGCAGGCGGTTTGGGCAAGCCCATCCCCGGTTGAAGTCGTCAGCACAGTGGGCGCAGGAGATGCCATGGTGTCGGGGTTTGTGACTGGAAAACTGCGAGGCTTGCCATTGACAGCCTGTGCTCAACTGGCAACTGCTTTCTCGATCGGGGCACTCAGCCAGGTTGGTCCCAGGTTACCGCCCCCAGAAACCGTGGAGGCATTTGCGGCACAAGTCAACGTTGAAATTTTGAGTTGA
- a CDS encoding hybrid sensor histidine kinase/response regulator, with product MTVDPKIREQTYQYFLQEAPELLQALEQGLLSFKEDPNINYVNNLMRATHTLKGAATSVGLETIATVAHSLEDVFKALCQPDLTLDPEAKALLFEGVDCLRLPLIAELTGGAVNHGEILDRAATIFAQLHEKLGDCFGQTAYLPTSTELGFDIVQSIFEAGVSQRLKQLEAAIADAQPETITPLLQTQAEIFLGLAESLNLTGFALIAQMTLAALQQHPEQAISIAQMALADFRTGQMAVLSGDRSQGGYPSEPLLQLAEIHTPSEFDTEFDTEFNADSNQSQNVFDIFDQLPADDLEHLQSESPESENESSVQALLENIWGGQALDEDAAENVPSSAITVVESPAEALEVFPYKIPVSQRAVIPTSPLPLKDQVQPSPQVRVNLKHLDQLNDSVGELLTNQNRQSLQTEQLQSAVQTLFTRLKHHQQLLNRLQSGLTQGTSAAKTTKPAKKQSRSKTKANRKNAAKSLVAASYPQDQTQLVQSLFDDMVQLTEVAEAIDLFTRQSSQVVEQQQQLLTNTRSALIEARMQPLGEILNRLPPVLQQLEALQDKQVTLELYGTEVLVDKVVGEKLYDPLLHLVRNAFDHGIEPVSVRQQMGKAEKGTITIRAHNQGRHLVIEVHDNGRGLDFDQIRQRAIERQFVSLEQAMSLNQTQLIDFLFEPGFSTALQVNDVSGRGIGLDIVKSQLQALRGSIKIETEPRQGTTFVLQIPLSLTIAQLLVFEVDSRLYALLDDAIDQITLPQPNRIQQRNNCKVLQCSKGDTEMMVPIHSLATVFPYHTASSRYTNPSSAAQEPMKPIIVLRSQDTFLGLEVDQLIGEQELVIRPFGTMITAPSYVQGASILADRRLALVIDGTALVQKICGQLPQQPASSERSSAAWMLLPNAPSLQPLLQPQAALPELPSFSAHSPGNTKILVVEDSVTTRQSLVLLLEKAGYQVLQAEDGYAALGQLQQRQDVQLIICDLEMPNMNGFEFLRQSQQTMSLAGIPILMLTSRSDEAYRFLAQQLGAAAYMTKPYMDYKLLTTVADLLQRATVSARME from the coding sequence ATGACCGTCGATCCCAAGATTCGTGAACAAACCTATCAGTATTTTCTTCAAGAAGCCCCCGAACTGTTGCAGGCACTAGAGCAGGGCTTACTCAGCTTCAAAGAAGACCCCAACATCAACTACGTCAATAACCTGATGCGAGCAACCCACACCCTGAAAGGGGCAGCAACCAGCGTGGGGTTAGAGACGATCGCCACCGTCGCGCATTCTTTAGAAGATGTTTTTAAAGCACTTTGCCAGCCCGACCTGACCCTTGATCCAGAAGCAAAAGCATTGCTGTTTGAAGGAGTTGATTGTCTGCGACTTCCTTTAATTGCTGAACTGACAGGTGGAGCCGTCAACCATGGGGAAATTCTCGATCGGGCAGCCACAATCTTTGCGCAACTGCATGAAAAATTAGGTGATTGTTTTGGTCAAACGGCTTACCTGCCAACCTCAACCGAATTGGGGTTTGATATTGTCCAATCTATTTTTGAAGCGGGAGTCAGCCAACGTCTGAAGCAGCTTGAAGCCGCCATAGCCGATGCTCAACCAGAAACCATTACCCCACTTCTACAAACTCAGGCAGAAATCTTTTTAGGTCTTGCTGAGTCTTTGAACCTGACCGGTTTTGCTTTGATTGCCCAAATGACGCTTGCTGCTCTCCAACAGCACCCTGAACAAGCCATCTCGATCGCACAGATGGCATTAGCCGACTTCCGAACCGGACAAATGGCAGTCTTGTCGGGCGATCGAAGCCAGGGCGGATATCCTTCGGAACCGTTGCTCCAGCTTGCAGAGATCCATACCCCTTCTGAATTTGATACTGAATTTGATACTGAATTTAATGCTGATTCAAATCAGTCACAGAATGTTTTTGATATTTTTGATCAGCTACCAGCAGATGATTTAGAACATCTACAAAGTGAATCTCCAGAATCAGAGAATGAATCTTCTGTGCAAGCGCTTTTAGAAAATATCTGGGGCGGGCAAGCACTCGATGAGGATGCAGCAGAAAACGTTCCTTCTAGCGCAATTACGGTCGTTGAGTCTCCTGCTGAAGCACTCGAAGTCTTTCCTTATAAAATTCCGGTTTCTCAGCGAGCGGTTATTCCAACATCACCACTACCGCTCAAAGATCAAGTTCAGCCTTCTCCTCAAGTCCGAGTCAATCTTAAACATCTCGACCAGCTTAATGATTCAGTCGGTGAACTATTAACGAATCAGAATCGGCAATCGCTGCAAACCGAACAACTGCAAAGCGCAGTTCAAACCCTTTTTACGCGGCTCAAACATCATCAACAGCTCTTAAATCGGCTGCAAAGCGGCTTAACTCAGGGAACCAGCGCTGCAAAAACCACCAAGCCAGCCAAGAAACAGTCGCGTTCAAAAACAAAGGCAAATCGAAAAAACGCTGCAAAATCACTTGTCGCTGCATCTTATCCTCAAGATCAAACTCAGTTGGTTCAATCCTTGTTTGATGATATGGTGCAGCTCACCGAAGTTGCAGAAGCGATCGATTTATTTACTCGCCAATCCAGCCAGGTTGTAGAACAGCAGCAACAACTATTGACGAATACGCGCAGTGCATTAATTGAAGCTCGGATGCAGCCTTTGGGCGAAATTCTCAATCGTTTGCCTCCGGTACTGCAACAGCTAGAAGCGCTCCAGGACAAGCAGGTGACGCTGGAACTGTACGGTACCGAAGTTTTGGTGGATAAAGTCGTGGGGGAAAAACTCTACGATCCGCTGCTGCACCTTGTTCGCAATGCATTTGATCATGGCATTGAGCCTGTCTCAGTGCGGCAACAGATGGGCAAAGCCGAAAAAGGAACAATCACCATTCGGGCTCACAATCAAGGTAGACATTTGGTGATTGAAGTCCATGACAACGGCAGAGGACTGGATTTTGATCAGATCCGGCAACGAGCGATCGAACGCCAATTTGTTTCTCTAGAACAGGCAATGAGCCTGAACCAGACCCAGTTAATTGATTTTCTGTTTGAACCGGGTTTCTCAACTGCGCTACAGGTAAATGATGTATCCGGACGAGGGATTGGGTTAGATATTGTCAAAAGCCAGCTACAGGCACTTCGTGGCTCGATCAAAATTGAGACTGAACCTCGGCAAGGAACCACATTCGTCCTCCAAATTCCTTTGAGCCTGACGATCGCTCAGCTCCTCGTCTTTGAGGTGGATTCTCGCCTCTATGCCCTCCTGGATGATGCGATTGACCAAATTACACTCCCTCAACCAAACCGCATTCAACAGCGCAATAACTGCAAAGTTCTGCAGTGCAGCAAGGGAGACACCGAGATGATGGTTCCTATCCATTCTTTGGCGACGGTTTTTCCTTATCACACAGCCAGTTCAAGGTATACCAACCCCTCATCTGCTGCTCAGGAACCGATGAAACCGATCATTGTGCTCCGTTCCCAGGACACATTTCTGGGCTTAGAGGTCGATCAACTCATTGGCGAACAGGAACTTGTGATTCGTCCTTTCGGCACCATGATCACCGCCCCAAGCTATGTTCAGGGAGCCAGTATTTTAGCCGATCGACGGTTGGCTTTGGTCATTGATGGCACAGCACTGGTACAAAAAATCTGTGGTCAGCTTCCACAACAGCCAGCCAGCAGTGAGCGCAGTTCCGCCGCTTGGATGCTGTTACCCAACGCCCCTTCCCTGCAACCCCTTCTCCAACCCCAGGCTGCTTTACCCGAACTGCCCAGTTTCTCCGCTCACTCACCTGGAAATACCAAAATTTTGGTGGTCGAAGACTCCGTTACAACTCGTCAAAGCCTGGTGCTCTTGCTGGAAAAAGCGGGCTATCAAGTGCTGCAAGCTGAAGATGGTTATGCGGCACTCGGACAACTACAGCAACGACAAGATGTGCAATTGATCATTTGTGATTTAGAAATGCCAAATATGAACGGATTTGAATTTCTGAGGCAGTCCCAACAAACGATGTCACTTGCAGGAATTCCAATTCTGATGTTAACGTCTCGCAGCGACGAAGCCTATCGTTTTTTAGCGCAGCAATTGGGGGCTGCTGCCTATATGACAAAGCCTTACATGGATTACAAACTCTTGACAACAGTTGCTGATTTGCTCCAACGAGCAACAGTCAGTGCCAGGATGGAATAG